GCGTCGTGGTGGTCGCCGACGACAACACGACGATCAAGGGCCTGGGCGACATCCGCGGCAAGCGCGCCGGCGAGAACCTCACGAGCAACTGGGCGGACGTCGCGCGCAGCAACGGCGCGCAGGTGGTCGGCGTCGACAGCATGGACCTCGCGATCCAGAACCTGCGCCAGGGCAGCGTCGACGTGGTGGTCAACGACAAGCTCGCGGTGCGCAACTTCCTTGCGAGCCAGACGAATCCGGGCGTGAAGATCGTCGCCGAGACCAACGACCGGTCGCAGTCGGTGCTGGCCGCGCGCAAGAACTCCGGATATCTCCCGCAGCTCGACCAGGGCATCGCGGCGCTGCGCGCGGACGGCACCCAGCAGCGGCTCTACGACAAGTACTTCACCCCCGAGAGCACGACCCCGAGCGACTGGCAGCTGATCAAGGACAACGCGTGGCCCATGCTGCGCGCGACGCTGCTCGTGACGATCCCGCTCACGGCCGTCGCGTTCGTCGTGGGCCTGGTGCTGGCGATGGGCGTCGCGATGGCACGCATGTCGACCAACCGGCTCGCCTCGGCGCCGGCCCGGCTGTTCATCTCGCTGATGCGCGGCATCCCGGTGCTGGTGCTGCTGTTCCTGATCTACTACGGCCTCCCGCAGTTCGGCATCGAGCTGCGGCCGTTCGTCGCGGCGGCGATCGGCCTGAGCCTGTACGTCGCCGGCTACGCCGCCGAGACGATCCGCGGCGCGATCCAGGCGGTCCCGCGCGGGCAGTGGGAGGCCGCGCAGACGATCGGCATGAACCATTCCACCGCCCTGCGCCGGATCGTCGTGCCGCAGGCGGCGCGCACGGCGGTGCCGCCGCTGTCGAACACGCTCATCGGGCTGCTCAAGGACACCTCGCTCGCCGCGCCGATCCTGGTCGTCGAGCTGTTCCGTCAGGCGCAGGTCGCCGCGGCGCCCACCTTCCGCTTCGCCACGCTGTACGGCCTCGCCGCCCTCTACTACTGGCTCGCCTGCGTGGCGCTGACCTTCCTCCAGTCCCGCGTGGAGTCGCGAGTGAGCAGGTTCGTCGCATGAGCCCGATCGTCAGCGCGCAGCACCTGCGCAAGAGCTTCGGCGACCACGAGGTCATCAAGGACATCTCGTTCGAGGTGGCCGAGGGCAGCGTGACGGCCATCCTGGGGCCGTCCGGCTCGGGCAAGACCACGCTCCTGCGTTCGCTCAACGGGCTCGAGCTGCCCGACTCCGGCGTCGTCGAGATCGCTGACGCGAGAGTCGATTTCGCCGAGGTCACCCCCAACAAGCGGGGCCGCCTCCCGCGGGAGCAGCGGGCGGCGCTGGCGCGGCTGGGGGCGCAGAGCGGCTTCGTCTTCCAGGCCCACCACCTGTTCCCGCACAAGACCGCGGTGCAGAACGTCACCGAGGGGCCGATCGTCGTGCAGGGGATCGACCCGGCCGCGGCCGACGCCGCCGGTCGCGAGCTGCTCGACAAGGTCGGGCTCGCGGCGCACGCCGACAAGTTCCCCTTCCAGCTGTCCGGCGGTCAGCAGCAGCGGGTGGGCATCGCCCGGGCGCTCGCGCTGCAGCCGCGGGTGGTGCTGTTCGACGAGCCGACCTCGGCGCTCGACCCCGAGCTGGTGGGCGAGGTGCTGCGGGTGATCCGTGACCTCGCGACCGAGGGGTGGTCGATGGTGATCGTCACCCACGAGGTGCGCTTCGCCCAGCAGGTCGCCGACCACGTGCTGTTCATCGACGGCGGTCTGGTCGTGGAGGAGGGGCCGCCGTCGGAGGTCATCGCCGACCCCCGCAACCCGCGCACCCGGGAGTTCCTGCGGCGGATCCTCGACCCGATCTGAGGCTGCGGCGATGCGGCTGCGGCGGGGTGCGGCTGCGGTGAGGTGCCGGGCCGAGCCCGGCGATGGCGTACGGGCTAGGCTCGCTCGCGATTCCGGCAGGGGGAACGCGGCATCCGCATGCTGCGTCGGAGTGACCAGCGCGACCGGTCCTGTGCCGGGGTCGCACCGTCACCAGCTCCGAAGGGATCCCGATGAACCTCGCACGCCGCATGGGCGCCACCGCCCTCCTGCTCACCCTGCCCCTCGGCCTCACGGCCTGTGGCGGCGGCAAGCCGTCGAAGGAGGAGGTGCAGGCGGGTTACGCCAAGCTGCTGGAGTCCAACGGTGGCGGGCAGATCCCGCAGGCGCAGATCGACAGCATCGCCAAGTGCGTCACCGACAAGGCCTACGACAACGTCTCCGGCGACACCCTCGACAAGATCGCCAAGGGCGAGAACGCCCGCGCGGACAACGACGACGTCAGCAAGCTCACCGGCTACGCCGGCCAGTGCAGCTCCGACGCCTTCAAGACGTCGGCGCCGTGACGTCCTGACCCGGCCGCCGAGACCCACCGCCCGCCCCGCGCGCGGTGGGTCTCGCGCGTTCGGCTGTCGTGGTAGAAGGGCGCATGGACACGTCAACCGCAGACCAGCAGAAGCGCTACTCCCTCATGCAGGTCGGCGTCAGTGCCGTCATCGGTCTGATCGCGCTCGGCGCAGCCCTCGTCTCCCGTGACTCGCAGCTGCTGTTCTGGGTCATGGTGATCCTGGTCGTCGTGAGCCTCGTCGAGGTCGTCTGGCACGGCTGGAAGTACCTGCAGCTGCGTCGCGAGAGCGCGTGAGGTGCGACCCCGACGTTGCTGACACACCCGTGCGTTGTTGACACGAACCCCTGCTGCAGCAGCCGGTTCTGTCAGTTCCGTACGTCTGTGTCAGGAACGTCGACGCGGCGCTGGCGTCGCAGGGTTGAGGCCACGCCGCCCGGGCTGCATCGGTGACTCGGATCGGTGACGAACCGTGCGCCCTGCCGCACGTTTCCTCACCGATGCAGGTCACCGATCCAGCCAGCGAGGGCGTACGTCGGCGCAGCCGCCCCTCCGCCCTCGGCCCGGCGTCTCCTCCCAGCATCCCGTCCACGACGAAGCCGGGCCCGGTGTCTCGACTCCGTCGATCCACCGGGCCCGGCTGATGTCGGGGTGACAGGATTTGAACCTGCGACCTCTTCGTCCCGAACGAAGCGCGCTACCAAGCTGCGCCACACCCCGTGGTCGGTCTGCGAGCGACCGACGCGAGAGGAAACGATACCGGCCGCTCCGGCGCCCGCGAAATCGGGTTCCCCGCGGCCGCGGCGAGGGGGGTGTCAGCGCGGCACGAGGGTCAGCAGCGAGGCCTCGGGGCGGCAGGCGAAGCGCACCGGGGCGTACTTGCTGTGGCCCAGTCCGGCCGACACGTTGAGCCACGCGGCGGCGGCGGGCGCGTGCCGCGACGCGATGCCGTTCGCGCCCGGCCACCACCGCGAGACGCCCTTGGCGCGCCGGGTGTCCAGGTCGCAGTTGGTGGCCAGCGCGCCGTAGAACGGCACGTCGACCTGGCCGCCGTGCGTGTGCCCGGCGAGGATCAGCCCCGCACCGTCGGCGGCCATCGGGTCCAGCACGTGGGTGTACGGCGCGTGCAGCACTCCCATCGTCAGCGCCACGTCGGTGGCGGCCGGGGCGGTGACGTCGGCGTAGCGGTCCAGGCCGATGTGCGGGTCGTCGACGCCGACCAGCTCCAGCTCGACCCCGCCGACCGACATCCGGGTGCGCACGTTGTCCAGGTCGGTCCACCCTTGGGAGAGCCCCGCGACCAGCTCGGCCGTCGGCAGCTCGGGGGCGCCCAGGTCGCGGCCCTTCGGGTGGCCG
This Barrientosiimonas humi DNA region includes the following protein-coding sequences:
- a CDS encoding ABC transporter substrate-binding protein/permease, translating into MRTISARAVSALAALLVAAASLLGLAVPASAAQGEPAAAPGALPQVLRVGTEGVYPPFSYAGPDGLTGFDVEYMRALGNKLGVQVQFVQVPWDGMFAALSAGRIDVVANQVTRNPERAALYDLSQPYVESTGVVVVADDNTTIKGLGDIRGKRAGENLTSNWADVARSNGAQVVGVDSMDLAIQNLRQGSVDVVVNDKLAVRNFLASQTNPGVKIVAETNDRSQSVLAARKNSGYLPQLDQGIAALRADGTQQRLYDKYFTPESTTPSDWQLIKDNAWPMLRATLLVTIPLTAVAFVVGLVLAMGVAMARMSTNRLASAPARLFISLMRGIPVLVLLFLIYYGLPQFGIELRPFVAAAIGLSLYVAGYAAETIRGAIQAVPRGQWEAAQTIGMNHSTALRRIVVPQAARTAVPPLSNTLIGLLKDTSLAAPILVVELFRQAQVAAAPTFRFATLYGLAALYYWLACVALTFLQSRVESRVSRFVA
- a CDS encoding amino acid ABC transporter ATP-binding protein; the encoded protein is MSPIVSAQHLRKSFGDHEVIKDISFEVAEGSVTAILGPSGSGKTTLLRSLNGLELPDSGVVEIADARVDFAEVTPNKRGRLPREQRAALARLGAQSGFVFQAHHLFPHKTAVQNVTEGPIVVQGIDPAAADAAGRELLDKVGLAAHADKFPFQLSGGQQQRVGIARALALQPRVVLFDEPTSALDPELVGEVLRVIRDLATEGWSMVIVTHEVRFAQQVADHVLFIDGGLVVEEGPPSEVIADPRNPRTREFLRRILDPI
- a CDS encoding metallophosphoesterase, with the translated sequence MPVLRNTALATVGAGAGALAWASLVERHWYALRRTTLPVLAPGSRSIRVLHLSDLHLVPRQERRIQWVRDLAALEPDLVVNTGDNCSDLAAVPAVLRALEPLLERPGVFVLGSNDYYGPKPKNPLKYLTVGHPKGRDLGAPELPTAELVAGLSQGWTDLDNVRTRMSVGGVELELVGVDDPHIGLDRYADVTAPAATDVALTMGVLHAPYTHVLDPMAADGAGLILAGHTHGGQVDVPFYGALATNCDLDTRRAKGVSRWWPGANGIASRHAPAAAAWLNVSAGLGHSKYAPVRFACRPEASLLTLVPR